In uncultured Fibrobacter sp., the following are encoded in one genomic region:
- a CDS encoding PadR family transcriptional regulator: MNRYDLVLLGLILERERSGYDIITEVRNRELDRWANLSTSTVYNRLATLEKHGDIAGRSERDGNRPERVVFSITEKGRETLRKEVLKHLTGFNDDPRTLGFAFLFGAEQKELIRTLEVHERRLVKEVERLEQMIAEEPRPTLFAEGPFLNCMSRDHILVELKYVRAAIGILRDPVRNKKLDGYFYINFGNRDFVNKKD; the protein is encoded by the coding sequence ATGAATCGTTATGACTTGGTACTTCTGGGGCTTATCCTGGAAAGGGAACGCAGTGGTTACGACATCATTACCGAAGTTCGTAATCGCGAACTGGACCGCTGGGCAAACCTCAGCACGTCGACCGTTTACAACAGGCTTGCGACACTCGAAAAGCATGGTGATATCGCTGGCCGTAGCGAACGCGATGGTAACCGCCCTGAACGTGTGGTTTTCTCGATTACCGAAAAAGGTCGAGAAACTTTGCGCAAGGAAGTGCTAAAGCATTTGACCGGCTTTAACGATGACCCGAGAACGCTCGGTTTTGCCTTCCTTTTCGGTGCAGAACAGAAGGAACTCATTCGTACTCTCGAAGTGCATGAACGTCGATTGGTTAAAGAAGTGGAACGCTTGGAACAGATGATTGCCGAAGAACCGCGCCCAACCCTTTTTGCCGAAGGTCCGTTCCTCAACTGCATGAGCCGCGACCATATTTTGGTGGAACTCAAGTACGTGCGTGCCGCAATCGGTATTCTGCGTGATCCCGTACGCAACAAGAAACTGGATGGATATTTCTACATCAACTTTGGAAATCGCGATTTTGTGAATAAGAAAGACTAG
- a CDS encoding phosphoenolpyruvate carboxykinase (GTP) translates to MSLTLNDIKHPKISTWVNEMIAMCEPDNVVVVDGSKEEYDALMQKCVKAGLATKLAKKENCYLFRSLPSDVARVESRTFISSVKEEDAGPTNHWIDPSELKQTMRKLYKGCMHGRTMYVIPFCMGPLGSPISKNGIEVTDSEYVVLNMDIMTRAGKKVLDIFNADVNAEFVPCLHSVGKPLRECESDNGIWPCADVEYKYITQFPEERLIWSYGSGYGGNALLGKKCFALRIATVLARDEGWLAEHMLILKLTNPKGEVKYVTGAFPSACGKTNLAMLIPTIPGWKVETIGDDIAWMKFGKDGRLYAINPEAGFFGVAPGTSAESNKNALISAEKNTIYTNCALTEDGDIWWEGIGYPAKGKLVDWKGKTRDALPKDKAPKGEEMAHPNARFTAPAKQCPCIAKEWEDPAGVPIDAILFGGRRPSTIPLVHQSLSWNHGVFLGSIVGSEITAASTIDASQVGKIRRDPFAILPFCGYNMGDYFKHWIEIGKKSTEDKLPKIFYVNWFRKDANNEKLPGGFMWPGYGDNSRVLAWIFDRCNGDNSNVVETAIGYMPKTLNTDGLADYYKETLPEILKVDVEGWKKELADVKENHYPKFGKHLPKELSDIIDMIQDRLNKA, encoded by the coding sequence ATGAGTCTTACCCTTAACGATATCAAGCACCCGAAGATCAGTACTTGGGTGAATGAAATGATTGCCATGTGCGAACCGGACAACGTCGTTGTCGTTGACGGCTCCAAGGAAGAATACGATGCCCTTATGCAGAAGTGCGTCAAGGCCGGCCTCGCCACGAAGCTCGCCAAGAAGGAAAACTGCTACCTGTTCCGTTCTCTCCCGTCTGACGTGGCCCGCGTCGAATCCCGTACCTTCATTTCCTCTGTGAAGGAAGAAGATGCAGGTCCGACCAACCACTGGATCGACCCGTCTGAACTCAAGCAGACGATGCGTAAGCTCTATAAGGGTTGTATGCACGGCCGTACCATGTACGTGATTCCGTTCTGCATGGGCCCGCTCGGCTCCCCGATTTCCAAGAACGGTATCGAAGTCACGGACTCCGAATACGTTGTTCTCAACATGGACATCATGACTCGCGCCGGTAAGAAGGTTCTCGACATCTTCAATGCAGACGTGAACGCTGAATTCGTTCCGTGCCTCCACTCCGTTGGTAAGCCGCTCCGCGAATGCGAAAGCGACAACGGCATCTGGCCCTGCGCTGACGTTGAATACAAGTACATCACTCAGTTCCCCGAAGAACGCCTCATTTGGTCCTACGGTTCGGGCTACGGTGGAAACGCTCTTCTCGGTAAGAAGTGCTTCGCTCTCCGTATCGCTACCGTTCTCGCTCGCGACGAAGGCTGGCTCGCTGAACACATGCTCATCCTCAAGCTCACCAACCCGAAGGGCGAAGTCAAGTACGTGACTGGCGCATTCCCGTCTGCTTGCGGTAAGACGAACCTCGCCATGCTCATCCCGACTATCCCGGGCTGGAAGGTCGAAACCATCGGTGACGACATTGCATGGATGAAGTTTGGCAAGGATGGCCGTCTCTATGCTATCAACCCGGAAGCTGGCTTCTTCGGCGTTGCCCCGGGTACTTCTGCAGAATCCAACAAGAACGCTCTTATCTCTGCAGAAAAGAACACCATTTACACCAACTGCGCCCTCACTGAAGACGGCGACATCTGGTGGGAAGGCATCGGCTACCCGGCCAAGGGCAAGCTCGTTGACTGGAAGGGCAAGACCCGTGACGCTCTCCCGAAGGACAAGGCTCCTAAGGGCGAAGAAATGGCTCACCCGAACGCTCGCTTCACCGCTCCGGCCAAGCAGTGCCCCTGCATCGCCAAGGAATGGGAAGATCCTGCTGGCGTGCCTATCGACGCTATCCTCTTCGGTGGCCGTCGTCCGTCCACCATTCCTCTGGTTCACCAGTCCCTCAGCTGGAACCACGGCGTGTTCCTCGGCTCCATCGTGGGTTCCGAAATCACGGCCGCCTCTACGATTGACGCCTCTCAGGTCGGTAAGATCCGTCGCGACCCGTTCGCAATCCTCCCGTTCTGCGGCTACAACATGGGTGACTACTTCAAGCACTGGATCGAAATCGGTAAGAAGTCTACCGAAGACAAGCTCCCGAAGATCTTCTACGTTAACTGGTTCCGTAAGGATGCCAACAACGAAAAGCTTCCGGGTGGCTTCATGTGGCCGGGTTACGGCGACAACAGCCGCGTGCTCGCTTGGATCTTCGACCGTTGCAACGGCGATAACTCCAACGTTGTTGAAACCGCTATCGGTTACATGCCGAAGACCCTCAACACCGACGGTCTCGCTGACTACTACAAGGAAACCCTCCCGGAAATCCTCAAGGTTGATGTGGAAGGCTGGAAGAAGGAACTCGCCGACGTTAAGGAAAATCACTATCCGAAGTTCGGCAAGCACCTCCCGAAGGAACTCTCCGACATCATCGACATGATCCAGGATCGCCTCAACAAGGCATAA
- the glgC gene encoding glucose-1-phosphate adenylyltransferase, which produces MSWSYSREHQKNILCMIMAGGQGSRLQPLTRDRAKPAVHFGGTYRIIDFVLNNFINSGIFKIKVLTQFKSDSLNKHISAAWNLNASLDQYVDLVPAQMRTGDDWYKGTADAIFQNINLITDERPDLVAIFGGDHIYKMDINQMIDFHLSRAALLTIAAIPVPVSEASEFGIIEVDADNRMIGFEEKPKNPKEMPGNPGYCLASMGNYIFTSKFLVRELLKGAENGATDFGKHIIPSLYKDYPVYVYDFNTNIVRGEQASTKGYWRDVGTLDAFFEANMDLCSENPPFDLYNNYWPIRTFNWNQPPARFFAGDGNAHQGAAIDSIVSSGCIIGGGTVVKSILSPGVSIQKDALVEESILFPNVTIGPGAKVRRAIIEKGLHIPAGFQIGYDLERDKKLFHVTESGIVVLAKDTIIKA; this is translated from the coding sequence ATGAGTTGGTCTTATTCTAGAGAACACCAGAAAAACATCCTTTGCATGATCATGGCCGGCGGTCAAGGCAGCCGTTTACAGCCCCTCACCCGCGACCGCGCGAAGCCTGCCGTCCATTTTGGCGGAACCTACCGCATTATCGACTTTGTGCTGAACAACTTTATCAACTCCGGCATCTTTAAAATCAAGGTCTTGACCCAGTTCAAGAGCGATTCCTTGAACAAGCACATTTCTGCCGCCTGGAATTTGAACGCCAGTTTGGACCAATATGTGGACTTGGTGCCTGCGCAGATGCGCACCGGTGATGACTGGTACAAGGGTACTGCCGACGCCATTTTCCAGAATATCAACCTGATTACCGACGAACGCCCGGACCTCGTGGCCATTTTCGGTGGCGACCATATTTACAAGATGGACATCAACCAGATGATTGATTTCCACCTGAGCCGCGCCGCCCTTTTGACCATTGCGGCCATTCCGGTGCCGGTTTCCGAAGCATCTGAATTCGGTATTATCGAAGTGGACGCCGACAACCGCATGATCGGTTTTGAAGAAAAGCCCAAGAACCCCAAAGAAATGCCCGGCAACCCCGGCTACTGCCTTGCGAGCATGGGCAACTACATCTTTACGAGCAAGTTCCTGGTGCGTGAACTTTTGAAGGGTGCCGAAAACGGCGCTACCGACTTCGGCAAGCACATCATTCCGAGCCTGTACAAGGACTACCCCGTTTACGTGTACGACTTCAACACCAATATCGTGCGCGGCGAACAAGCTTCTACCAAGGGTTACTGGCGCGACGTGGGAACGCTCGACGCCTTCTTTGAAGCGAACATGGATCTCTGCTCCGAAAACCCGCCGTTTGACCTTTACAACAACTACTGGCCGATCCGTACTTTCAATTGGAACCAGCCTCCTGCAAGATTCTTCGCTGGCGACGGCAACGCCCACCAGGGTGCAGCTATCGACTCCATCGTGTCTTCGGGCTGTATCATTGGCGGCGGTACGGTGGTCAAGAGCATTCTCTCCCCCGGCGTTTCTATCCAGAAAGACGCCCTTGTCGAAGAATCGATCCTCTTCCCGAACGTGACGATTGGCCCTGGCGCCAAGGTGCGCCGTGCCATCATCGAGAAAGGCCTGCATATTCCGGCCGGCTTCCAGATTGGTTACGACCTTGAACGCGACAAGAAGCTCTTCCACGTGACCGAATCCGGAATCGTGGTTCTTGCGAAGGATACCATCATCAAGGCATAA
- a CDS encoding NifU family protein, with product MSEENLSQAPCNEMSQKLQEIAKAPKYRGAIFQIEADEKGLALVDVKEASLKVYLMIDPECDKILETRFFTYGGPIFTALADTFCKKIQMATIDEACAITAESLELELRDTPDVPAIAGTAPEIKQMNTLIKRVYDVYPEKKATAILVREKMERIKYRTQTAEGRAEADAEWNALTKVQKIEKIEAWLHQSVRGMLQGDGGDVEILDLTEDNRLKIRYQGACAGCGSAMGGTLFYIEDELKNNVYYNLIVEPEDPLDNIQQNEMSDADRNLAGLDDNNPPPSLF from the coding sequence ATGAGTGAAGAAAACCTGAGCCAAGCGCCGTGTAACGAAATGTCCCAAAAATTGCAAGAAATTGCCAAGGCCCCCAAATACCGTGGCGCCATTTTCCAGATTGAAGCCGACGAAAAAGGCCTCGCCCTGGTCGATGTCAAAGAGGCTAGCCTTAAAGTTTATTTGATGATTGACCCGGAATGTGACAAGATTCTGGAAACGAGATTCTTTACTTATGGCGGCCCGATTTTCACCGCCCTTGCAGACACCTTCTGCAAAAAGATCCAGATGGCAACCATCGACGAAGCCTGCGCAATTACCGCCGAAAGTCTGGAACTCGAGCTCCGCGACACTCCGGACGTGCCCGCTATTGCAGGTACCGCTCCTGAAATCAAGCAGATGAACACGCTGATCAAGCGCGTTTACGACGTGTATCCCGAAAAGAAAGCCACCGCCATTCTGGTGCGTGAAAAGATGGAACGCATCAAGTACCGCACGCAAACCGCCGAAGGCCGCGCCGAAGCGGACGCCGAATGGAATGCCCTCACCAAGGTTCAGAAGATTGAAAAAATCGAAGCCTGGCTGCACCAGTCCGTACGCGGCATGCTCCAGGGCGACGGCGGCGACGTTGAAATTCTCGACTTGACCGAAGATAACCGCCTGAAAATCCGCTACCAGGGCGCATGTGCCGGTTGCGGTTCTGCCATGGGCGGAACGCTCTTCTACATTGAAGACGAACTGAAGAACAATGTTTATTACAACCTGATTGTGGAACCCGAGGACCCGCTCGACAACATCCAGCAGAACGAAATGTCCGATGCGGACCGAAATTTGGCCGGTTTAGACGATAACAATCCGCCCCCCAGCCTTTTCTAA
- a CDS encoding IMP cyclohydrolase, which yields MLKFENNKGNLMSEELVLKFVDPKPMRYGENSHQSAVFYRDPTCTEASLATAKQLWGKELSYNNIVDADAALEMAREFSETNAVVIVKHMNPCGLATGESLREAMEAAWAGDPVSAFGSVIAVTRKVDLKTAEFLKGRFVEILLAPAFDDDALEFLKNKSKDIRLLEVGEIKKATHCKVYKHVIGGMLVQDRDVDTYEKFECVTKAQFPKNKEDLARFTWLVTKHTKSNAIVMGYEYKPGYFQVMGLGPGQPNRIDSNLRLCQPRVRDNVARMEEAKPFFDENGKCINEAGLKALEKKVFGEVVMGSDAFFPFPDNVEAAHDAGVRYIVQPGGSKKDDLSIEKCDEFGIAMVFTGMRHFRH from the coding sequence ATATTAAAGTTTGAAAACAACAAAGGAAACCTTATGTCCGAAGAACTCGTTTTGAAATTCGTAGACCCGAAGCCGATGCGCTACGGTGAAAATTCCCACCAGTCCGCTGTATTCTACCGCGACCCGACTTGCACCGAAGCAAGCCTCGCTACCGCAAAGCAGCTCTGGGGTAAGGAACTTTCTTACAACAACATCGTAGACGCAGACGCCGCCCTCGAAATGGCCCGCGAATTTAGCGAAACCAACGCCGTCGTGATCGTGAAGCACATGAACCCGTGCGGACTTGCTACCGGTGAAAGCCTCCGTGAAGCCATGGAAGCCGCTTGGGCAGGTGACCCGGTGTCGGCGTTCGGTTCCGTGATTGCCGTGACCCGCAAGGTAGACCTCAAGACTGCTGAATTCTTGAAGGGCCGCTTTGTAGAAATCTTGCTCGCTCCGGCATTCGACGACGACGCTCTCGAATTCCTGAAGAACAAGTCCAAGGACATTCGCCTGTTGGAAGTCGGCGAAATCAAGAAGGCTACCCACTGCAAGGTGTACAAGCACGTGATTGGCGGCATGCTCGTTCAGGACCGCGACGTGGACACCTACGAAAAGTTTGAATGCGTGACGAAGGCCCAGTTCCCGAAGAACAAGGAAGACCTCGCCCGCTTTACTTGGCTCGTGACCAAGCACACCAAGAGTAACGCCATCGTGATGGGCTACGAATACAAGCCCGGCTACTTCCAGGTGATGGGTCTTGGCCCCGGCCAGCCGAACCGCATTGACTCTAACCTCCGTCTATGCCAGCCGCGCGTGCGCGACAACGTCGCCCGCATGGAAGAGGCCAAGCCCTTCTTTGATGAAAACGGCAAGTGCATTAATGAAGCCGGCCTCAAGGCTTTGGAAAAGAAGGTCTTCGGCGAAGTCGTGATGGGTTCCGACGCATTCTTCCCGTTCCCGGACAACGTCGAAGCCGCCCACGATGCTGGCGTGCGCTACATTGTGCAGCCGGGTGGTTCCAAGAAGGACGACCTCTCTATCGAGAAGTGCGACGAATTCGGCATTGCCATGGTGTTCACCGGCATGAGGCACTTCCGCCACTAA
- the trmFO gene encoding methylenetetrahydrofolate--tRNA-(uracil(54)-C(5))-methyltransferase (FADH(2)-oxidizing) TrmFO → MNERVRVIGGGLAGCEAALQLASRGFKVDLYEMRPVRQTPAHKDGHLAQLVCSNSFKALGITSAHGLLKQELTMLGSFLLDSAREAAVPAGDSLTVNRDIFSESVEKKIAESPNITLHREEVTSLEGDCPTLVAAGPLASDALADDIFKRLGSNRLHFFDAIAPVVETDSIDFDHAFYRNRWEKGETADFINCPLDKETYTEFVRKLCEAESTEPRPFEKNELFEGCLPVEEMARRGFETLRHGPMRPIGLGLGNNGKLWYAVIQLRAENKQKTLFNMVGFQTRLKWGTQKEIFTMVPALRNAKFARLGCMHRNTFIESPKFLDKTLRLRPDLECAKNIPPTWFAGQITGSEGYTEAVATGWYAAWNMAQTILHGHADPLPDESCIGSLMNRLVEENEDFQPMNFNFGLLPHHEGLKKKNKKEILAARAEESVRKWIADRKMV, encoded by the coding sequence ATGAATGAACGCGTACGTGTAATTGGTGGCGGCCTCGCTGGCTGCGAAGCGGCTTTGCAACTGGCTAGTCGCGGTTTTAAGGTGGACTTGTACGAAATGCGCCCGGTGCGGCAGACCCCTGCCCACAAGGACGGTCATTTGGCACAATTAGTTTGTTCCAACAGCTTCAAGGCGTTGGGCATTACATCTGCTCATGGTCTCTTGAAGCAGGAACTCACGATGCTCGGGAGCTTTTTGCTGGATTCGGCCCGCGAAGCGGCCGTGCCCGCAGGCGACTCGCTCACCGTAAACCGCGATATTTTCAGCGAATCGGTCGAAAAGAAGATTGCTGAGTCGCCCAACATCACGTTACACCGCGAAGAAGTCACAAGCCTCGAAGGCGACTGCCCTACTTTGGTGGCCGCAGGACCTTTGGCAAGCGATGCGCTCGCCGATGACATTTTCAAGCGCCTGGGTAGCAACCGCCTGCACTTCTTTGACGCCATCGCTCCGGTCGTCGAAACCGACAGTATCGACTTTGACCACGCCTTTTACCGCAACCGTTGGGAAAAGGGCGAAACAGCAGACTTTATCAACTGCCCGCTGGACAAGGAAACCTACACCGAATTTGTGCGCAAGCTCTGCGAAGCCGAAAGCACCGAGCCACGTCCGTTCGAAAAGAACGAACTGTTCGAAGGTTGCTTGCCGGTGGAAGAAATGGCCCGCCGCGGTTTTGAAACGCTCCGTCACGGCCCCATGCGCCCGATTGGCCTGGGTCTCGGCAACAACGGAAAATTGTGGTACGCGGTCATCCAGCTCCGCGCCGAAAACAAGCAAAAGACCTTGTTCAATATGGTGGGTTTCCAGACGCGCCTCAAGTGGGGCACGCAAAAGGAAATCTTCACCATGGTGCCGGCACTCCGCAATGCGAAATTTGCACGCCTCGGCTGCATGCACCGCAACACCTTCATTGAATCGCCCAAATTCCTGGACAAGACGCTCCGCCTGCGTCCGGACCTTGAATGCGCCAAGAACATTCCGCCTACATGGTTTGCGGGCCAGATTACGGGTTCCGAAGGCTACACTGAAGCGGTCGCTACCGGCTGGTACGCCGCCTGGAACATGGCACAGACGATTCTACACGGACATGCCGACCCGCTACCGGACGAAAGCTGCATCGGTTCGCTCATGAACCGCCTGGTGGAAGAAAACGAAGACTTCCAGCCCATGAATTTCAACTTCGGGCTGCTCCCCCACCACGAAGGCCTCAAGAAAAAGAATAAAAAAGAGATTCTTGCGGCTCGCGCCGAAGAATCTGTTCGAAAGTGGATTGCCGATAGGAAGATGGTGTAG
- the nrfD gene encoding NrfD/PsrC family molybdoenzyme membrane anchor subunit has product MFRYLMILGLTLFLPGLYALGYSIYQGPSAWMVDSHTFWGTPISLFVFWIGLAHAGTLLSAIFLALDIKLDRRTALIAELSTLVSLVFAAIFPLMHLGVIDNFYMVAPFLDARGNFANVRSPLVWDFCCIAVYALLSLLFFGVHLKSRENPLLERYRKPMAWLLFPLVLWVHTVVSLDFATTFVPEWRGAFFPVYFIAGAILSGLALVNLLICAEGYRVRLLERLQLICTWILCAIWIWDLIIKGYFCTSAFIFAGVLPQLRMVAIIREHRVGRIFFSVSILIGLFLERYYLVSPSAGQAAATFGRIDLGLVTFSVGGFMLLFFGFRRYLNRNMEGAGSYFGEVDGTDLAEAEQEEFEKENFTGVRGIEKLKKGFYMQPWSSEEYHILRFPLLVGFAAAILFSVWVWGQSVFANVDLSIANVIPLLYPIIAVVTAVTLCVRAYLVEQTFVLTRREKTLCVILFVLAAACLGTFFAGGASQKSNVSLTSLTVASLNHSQDSRFIWNARCATCHGTDGRFNEKFVREFYPVPQKLDILRLDSLGADSLVKVILNGRGNMNPYVGRLTPSEALGLVNYMRTLAEKSAPESAKEGE; this is encoded by the coding sequence ATGTTTCGCTACCTGATGATTTTGGGGCTAACGCTGTTTTTGCCGGGGCTTTATGCTCTGGGGTACTCGATTTATCAGGGACCTTCGGCTTGGATGGTGGATTCCCATACCTTCTGGGGAACGCCCATTAGCCTGTTTGTGTTCTGGATTGGCCTTGCCCATGCCGGCACGCTCCTGTCGGCGATTTTCCTCGCGCTCGATATCAAGCTTGACCGCCGCACGGCTTTAATTGCAGAGCTTTCGACGCTCGTGAGTCTCGTGTTTGCGGCAATTTTTCCGCTTATGCATTTGGGCGTCATCGATAACTTTTACATGGTGGCCCCCTTCCTCGATGCCCGCGGCAATTTTGCCAATGTGCGCTCGCCCTTGGTTTGGGACTTCTGCTGCATTGCTGTATATGCGCTTCTGTCGCTCTTGTTCTTTGGCGTACATTTAAAATCCCGCGAGAACCCGCTGCTGGAACGTTACCGCAAGCCGATGGCGTGGCTCTTGTTCCCGCTGGTGCTCTGGGTGCATACGGTGGTGAGCCTTGATTTTGCAACCACGTTCGTGCCGGAGTGGCGCGGCGCGTTCTTCCCGGTTTACTTTATCGCGGGAGCGATTCTTTCGGGCCTTGCGCTTGTGAACCTCTTGATTTGCGCCGAAGGCTACCGCGTGCGTCTCTTGGAACGCCTGCAGCTTATATGCACCTGGATCCTTTGCGCTATCTGGATTTGGGACCTCATCATTAAAGGCTATTTCTGTACATCGGCATTTATCTTTGCCGGAGTCCTTCCGCAACTTCGAATGGTGGCGATTATTCGCGAACATCGCGTCGGCCGAATATTCTTCTCGGTCTCGATTCTTATTGGCTTATTCCTGGAACGCTATTATCTTGTTTCGCCCTCGGCAGGGCAGGCCGCGGCAACCTTTGGCCGGATTGACTTGGGCCTTGTTACCTTCTCGGTAGGCGGTTTCATGCTGCTGTTCTTCGGCTTTCGCCGTTACCTAAACCGCAACATGGAGGGGGCGGGCTCCTATTTTGGCGAAGTCGATGGCACCGATTTGGCCGAAGCCGAACAAGAGGAATTTGAAAAAGAAAACTTCACGGGCGTGCGCGGTATCGAAAAACTCAAAAAAGGCTTTTACATGCAGCCTTGGTCTTCTGAAGAATACCACATTCTGCGTTTCCCCTTGCTGGTGGGCTTTGCTGCGGCCATTCTCTTCTCTGTGTGGGTGTGGGGCCAAAGCGTGTTTGCAAATGTTGACCTTTCAATTGCCAACGTGATTCCGCTCTTGTACCCGATTATAGCCGTCGTGACGGCGGTTACCCTGTGCGTTCGTGCTTATCTCGTTGAACAGACTTTCGTTTTGACTCGCCGCGAAAAAACGCTGTGCGTGATTTTGTTCGTTCTGGCGGCAGCCTGCCTTGGAACATTCTTTGCCGGCGGCGCTTCTCAAAAGTCGAATGTTTCGCTTACCTCTTTGACGGTGGCCTCCCTGAATCATAGCCAAGATTCCAGGTTCATTTGGAATGCCCGTTGTGCCACATGCCACGGGACCGATGGTCGCTTCAATGAAAAATTCGTCCGCGAATTCTACCCGGTGCCGCAAAAGCTGGATATCCTGCGTCTCGATAGCCTTGGCGCAGATTCCTTGGTCAAGGTGATTTTGAACGGCCGCGGCAACATGAACCCCTACGTGGGTCGCTTGACTCCGAGTGAAGCTTTGGGCCTCGTGAATTACATGCGGACGCTAGCCGAAAAATCCGCTCCCGAATCGGCAAAGGAGGGTGAATAA
- a CDS encoding 4Fe-4S dicluster domain-containing protein: MDRREFIKSCSLVAVMGLLFGCRKIPLEELAGDLPSLKRFEDEVKLALSQAKKSLDLVKIPTPGALKIPGASTLNRFGMAIDLDACDGCGKCILACNLENNVPLVPDEDAARGRFMHWVDMRGSAPFMCAHCGNAPCERVCPTGAANHTPDGLSAMMYKRCTGSRFCGANCPVQARKFNFNDAQKLGLARQFNHEVPLRDKGVMEKCSLCLHRLQNDRLKFKTSLTVGVTAEEWRGRGVKTACAEACPKNAIIFGNWLDEKSPLVKQTKNRVLYAPRELANLDPSVVFMRGMR, encoded by the coding sequence ATGGATCGTCGCGAATTCATCAAGAGTTGTTCTCTGGTAGCGGTAATGGGGCTGCTGTTTGGCTGCCGCAAGATTCCGCTCGAAGAACTCGCCGGCGATTTGCCAAGCCTCAAACGTTTTGAAGACGAAGTCAAGCTTGCCCTGTCGCAGGCGAAAAAATCCCTCGACCTCGTGAAAATCCCGACTCCGGGTGCACTCAAGATTCCGGGAGCCTCGACCCTCAACCGTTTCGGCATGGCGATAGATCTGGATGCCTGCGACGGTTGCGGCAAGTGCATTCTGGCCTGCAACCTCGAAAACAACGTGCCGCTGGTTCCCGATGAAGATGCTGCCCGCGGGCGTTTTATGCACTGGGTCGACATGCGCGGCAGCGCCCCCTTCATGTGTGCGCACTGCGGGAATGCCCCGTGCGAACGAGTATGCCCGACGGGGGCCGCAAACCACACGCCCGATGGCTTGAGCGCCATGATGTACAAGCGTTGTACGGGTAGCCGTTTCTGTGGCGCAAATTGCCCCGTTCAGGCTAGAAAGTTCAATTTTAACGACGCCCAAAAGCTAGGGCTTGCCCGACAGTTCAATCACGAAGTCCCGCTTCGCGACAAGGGCGTCATGGAAAAATGCAGCCTTTGCCTGCACCGCCTGCAGAACGATCGCCTTAAATTCAAGACGTCGCTTACCGTTGGCGTAACCGCCGAAGAATGGCGCGGTCGCGGCGTCAAAACTGCTTGCGCCGAAGCCTGCCCCAAGAATGCAATCATCTTTGGCAACTGGCTCGATGAAAAGTCGCCGCTGGTAAAGCAGACCAAGAACCGTGTTCTTTACGCGCCCCGCGAACTGGCGAACCTTGACCCATCTGTGGTATTTATGCGGGGGATGCGCTAA
- a CDS encoding cytochrome c3 family protein → MKWVALCFVVVFSFFLADFLMGESRVPERAVGAIPFDHALHGDSIGLDCAACHTGSRASANAFMPAKADCMDCHRLPLTENPGIETLDSMLAKADDRPWSHKRHLPDHVVFHHGVHAAAGVACADCHGRGYMQNRYGAELFNMQSCLKCHRGETFKEKGFKPAATYCAACHR, encoded by the coding sequence ATGAAGTGGGTTGCACTTTGTTTTGTTGTCGTATTCTCTTTTTTCTTGGCGGATTTCTTGATGGGGGAGTCGCGCGTTCCTGAACGTGCCGTGGGTGCGATTCCTTTTGACCATGCGTTGCACGGCGATTCAATCGGTTTGGACTGTGCCGCCTGCCATACGGGCTCGCGCGCCTCGGCGAATGCCTTTATGCCCGCGAAAGCTGACTGCATGGACTGCCACAGGCTCCCGCTGACCGAAAATCCGGGAATCGAGACGCTGGATTCTATGCTTGCAAAAGCTGATGACCGCCCGTGGTCCCACAAGCGCCATTTGCCGGATCATGTGGTGTTTCACCATGGCGTGCATGCCGCCGCAGGCGTCGCTTGCGCCGATTGTCATGGTAGGGGCTACATGCAGAACCGCTACGGCGCAGAATTGTTCAATATGCAAAGTTGCCTCAAGTGCCACAGGGGCGAAACTTTCAAAGAAAAAGGCTTTAAGCCGGCGGCCACGTACTGCGCCGCTTGCCACCGCTGA
- a CDS encoding c-type cytochrome translates to MLPPVTPELKTQAHEYFENECRGCHRWARKFAAPPMRDNVANYAENPEGMVRYLMHPTPQHPEEWPAMEITPLTEEQAKMMTAWLLYILKNPDDPGRPK, encoded by the coding sequence GTGCTTCCGCCGGTTACGCCTGAACTCAAAACACAAGCTCACGAATATTTTGAAAACGAATGCCGCGGTTGCCACCGTTGGGCACGCAAGTTTGCAGCACCCCCGATGCGCGACAATGTGGCAAATTATGCTGAAAATCCGGAAGGCATGGTGCGTTACCTGATGCATCCGACTCCGCAGCATCCCGAAGAATGGCCCGCCATGGAAATCACTCCGCTTACCGAAGAGCAGGCGAAAATGATGACGGCGTGGCTCTTGTACATTCTCAAGAATCCCGATGACCCAGGAAGGCCAAAATGA